The Halomicrobium salinisoli genome contains a region encoding:
- a CDS encoding potassium channel family protein, which yields MNVLYLSLGVALLLATIADLVWTTLWVEGGAGPMTSRLMAGTWRFLRETWGQNSRALTLAGPLVFALGLSVWIALLWAGWTLVFASAETALIDTLDRGAISWFDLAYFAGYTIFTLGTGDLVPRQGIWQIVTVLATASGLLFVTLIVTYALSVLDAVTQKRTFASGVTGLGMDGESVLRSAWNGEEFEGLELPLNEFTGQLNALTANHKAYPILHYFYTDRPDRASTIGIAVLDEALTLVRYGVPERHRPDAAVVQNARASVGSYLDTIHGSFIEPADQPPRSPDLDRLRESDVPTVSDEAFAESLDGLSDRRRMLLGLVQSDAREWPSRKDDRPHR from the coding sequence GTGAACGTCCTCTATCTCTCGCTCGGCGTCGCCCTCCTCCTGGCCACCATCGCGGACCTCGTGTGGACGACGCTCTGGGTCGAGGGCGGCGCGGGTCCGATGACGTCGCGCCTGATGGCCGGGACCTGGCGGTTCCTGAGGGAGACGTGGGGTCAGAACTCGCGGGCCCTCACGCTCGCGGGGCCGCTGGTGTTCGCCCTCGGCCTCAGTGTCTGGATCGCCCTCCTGTGGGCCGGCTGGACGCTGGTGTTCGCCAGCGCCGAGACCGCTCTCATCGATACCCTCGACCGTGGGGCCATCTCGTGGTTCGATCTCGCGTACTTCGCTGGGTACACGATATTCACGCTTGGGACCGGTGATCTCGTCCCTCGACAGGGCATCTGGCAGATCGTCACCGTCCTGGCGACCGCCAGCGGGTTGCTCTTCGTGACGCTCATCGTCACGTACGCGCTCTCGGTCCTCGACGCGGTCACCCAGAAGCGAACGTTCGCCAGCGGCGTGACCGGCCTCGGAATGGACGGGGAGAGCGTCCTTCGAAGCGCCTGGAACGGCGAGGAGTTCGAGGGGCTCGAACTCCCACTGAACGAGTTCACCGGTCAGCTCAACGCTCTCACGGCGAACCACAAGGCCTACCCGATCCTCCATTACTTCTACACTGACCGCCCGGACCGAGCGTCGACGATCGGGATCGCGGTCCTCGACGAAGCGCTGACGCTCGTCCGGTACGGCGTTCCCGAGCGACACCGGCCCGACGCCGCCGTCGTACAGAACGCCCGTGCGAGCGTTGGAAGTTACCTCGACACCATCCACGGGAGCTTCATCGAACCAGCAGATCAACCGCCGAGGTCGCCCGATCTCGACCGACTGCGCGAGTCGGACGTTCCGACCGTCTCGGACGAGGCATTCGCCGAGTCGCTGGACGGTCTGAGTGACCGTCGCAGAATGCTACTCGGACTCGTCCAGTCCGACGCGCGGGAGTGGCCGTCCCGAAAAGATGATCGGCCGCACCGATAG
- a CDS encoding multicopper oxidase family protein produces the protein MSPPSALTRRRFLQALAGTGASGLAGCTATNGTNSGDGSRPTPRSPPSGSADVRAALTAAPGEVQPGTDGTAENWLYDGEFPGPELRASEGDVIEVELSNDLPDGTTIHWHGVPVANEMDGVPDVTQEPVASDGSFTYRFRAEPAGTFFFHSHVGLQLDRGLLAPLVVEEADPHVDYDREYTVVVDDYLDGEPRPLSELTSENGQMGGGGPGGGGGGPGGGGGGPGDGGGGGRGPGGNGPGGGGPGGGPMDDPRPPYAGLLIGGQLPDDPRTYPVREGERVRFRFVNASSATAFRVRAGGHPLTVTHADGRPVEPVTVDSFVFGSGERYDAIVEAENPGAWEVRADAVNGDEPPARAVLAYESADESASPQSPSGGGRELAYGDLQALSPLEGIDGSPDRTFDLTLSGRRGGIEWLIDGQAYPDADPLDVRQGDHVRVRMVNRSPVLHPMHLHGHFFQVGDAVKDTVVVPGHMGEVTFDFVADNPGDWLFHCHNLYHLESGMARVVRYVD, from the coding sequence GTGAGCCCACCGTCTGCCCTCACCAGACGGCGCTTCCTGCAGGCGCTGGCCGGCACCGGGGCGAGCGGACTCGCCGGGTGCACGGCGACCAATGGGACGAATTCGGGCGACGGCTCCCGCCCGACCCCCCGCAGCCCGCCGTCCGGGTCCGCCGACGTGCGGGCCGCACTGACGGCGGCGCCGGGCGAGGTCCAGCCCGGTACGGACGGGACGGCGGAGAACTGGCTGTACGACGGCGAGTTCCCCGGGCCCGAACTCCGCGCGAGCGAGGGCGACGTGATCGAGGTCGAACTGAGCAACGACCTCCCGGACGGAACGACGATCCACTGGCACGGCGTCCCAGTGGCCAACGAGATGGACGGCGTCCCGGACGTCACGCAGGAGCCGGTCGCATCCGACGGTTCGTTCACCTACCGGTTCCGCGCGGAACCTGCGGGGACGTTCTTCTTCCACAGCCACGTCGGGCTCCAGCTCGACCGCGGGCTCCTCGCGCCGCTGGTCGTCGAGGAGGCCGACCCGCACGTGGACTACGACCGCGAGTACACCGTCGTCGTCGACGACTACCTCGACGGCGAGCCGCGCCCGCTCTCCGAACTCACGTCGGAGAACGGCCAGATGGGCGGCGGTGGTCCCGGGGGCGGTGGCGGTGGACCGGGCGGCGGTGGCGGTGGGCCCGGCGATGGTGGCGGCGGTGGCCGTGGGCCCGGCGGCAACGGCCCGGGTGGCGGCGGTCCCGGTGGGGGCCCGATGGACGACCCGCGACCGCCGTACGCCGGGCTGCTGATAGGGGGTCAGTTGCCGGACGACCCCCGGACGTACCCGGTCCGCGAGGGCGAGCGCGTCAGGTTCCGGTTCGTCAACGCGAGCAGCGCGACGGCCTTCCGGGTGCGCGCCGGCGGTCACCCGCTGACCGTGACCCACGCCGACGGGCGCCCGGTCGAGCCGGTGACTGTGGACTCGTTCGTCTTCGGCTCCGGCGAGCGCTACGACGCGATCGTCGAGGCCGAGAATCCGGGCGCGTGGGAGGTCCGCGCCGACGCCGTCAACGGCGACGAACCCCCGGCGAGAGCGGTTCTGGCGTACGAGAGCGCCGACGAGTCCGCGTCGCCGCAGTCGCCGTCGGGGGGCGGGCGGGAACTCGCGTACGGCGACCTGCAGGCGCTCTCGCCGCTGGAGGGGATCGACGGGAGCCCGGACCGGACGTTCGACCTGACGCTGTCGGGACGGCGGGGCGGGATCGAGTGGCTCATCGACGGACAGGCGTATCCCGACGCCGACCCGCTCGACGTCCGGCAGGGGGACCACGTCCGCGTCAGGATGGTGAACCGCAGTCCCGTGCTGCACCCGATGCACCTCCACGGCCACTTCTTCCAGGTCGGGGACGCGGTCAAGGACACCGTCGTCGTCCCCGGGCACATGGGCGAGGTCACGTTCGACTTCGTCGCCGACAACCCGGGCGACTGGCTGTTCCACTGCCACAACCTCTATCACCTGGAGTCCGGGATGGCCCGCGTCGTGCGATACGTCGACTGA
- a CDS encoding DUF302 domain-containing protein gives MEYTTQQQVDGEFDDVVQRTIDALGDEGFGVLCDIDVQATFEEKLDEEFRRYRILGACNPPLALEGLEAELELGALLPCNVVVYETDEGDVVVSAVDPEGLVGLTGNDELDSIAEEVGDRFERVLGSL, from the coding sequence ATGGAATATACTACCCAACAGCAGGTCGACGGCGAGTTCGACGACGTGGTCCAGCGAACGATCGACGCCCTCGGCGACGAGGGGTTCGGCGTGCTCTGTGACATCGACGTCCAGGCCACCTTCGAGGAGAAGCTCGACGAGGAGTTCCGCCGGTATCGGATCCTCGGGGCCTGTAACCCGCCGCTGGCGCTGGAGGGTCTCGAGGCGGAGCTCGAGCTCGGCGCGCTCCTGCCGTGTAACGTCGTCGTCTACGAGACGGACGAGGGTGACGTCGTCGTGAGCGCCGTCGATCCCGAGGGGCTCGTGGGCCTCACCGGGAACGACGAACTCGATTCGATCGCCGAGGAGGTCGGCGACCGGTTCGAGCGCGTGCTCGGGTCGCTGTGA
- a CDS encoding cytochrome ubiquinol oxidase subunit I yields MFLTALSGALIPGWALQLSPEVASRAQFGWTISVHIIFAALSVGLAPFIVYFTWKDVRTDVERFTRLRSFWVKVFAVGFVMGTVTGIPMSFQFGTNFPQFAEVAGELIGGPLAFEAKMAFFLEAVFLGVLLFGRERVSDRTYVLSSVLVGVGAWLSAFWILIVNAWMQTPRGYEMVTRNGMEVAKLTDPIAAFFTPRMPWMYLHMVNASVISVSLLVAGVSAYIVWKKHDAMAWNAALRLAVLILLVTAPLQAIHGDAYGRHVADTQPQKFAAMEAHYETGTADLHLLAFPKSVDAITDPRAENLFTVSLPGVGSFLASGGDFDAEVLGLNEYDESPPVAFVFWSFRFMVGLGFLFIGLALWGGYLIYRGRLSESDRYLKAMIAASPLGYTALLTGWYVTEIGRQPWVIQGELATSEAVSTTLNGTEATLTLVGFVVVYLGLILVALHILRWFVEDELRELGVEVPSDDRWYGPVPKVSDDD; encoded by the coding sequence ATGTTCCTGACGGCGCTTTCCGGCGCTTTGATTCCAGGGTGGGCGCTACAGCTCTCGCCGGAGGTCGCGAGCCGAGCGCAGTTCGGCTGGACGATATCCGTTCACATCATTTTTGCTGCCCTCTCAGTCGGCCTCGCACCGTTCATCGTCTACTTCACCTGGAAAGACGTTCGGACCGACGTCGAACGGTTCACGCGGCTCCGATCGTTCTGGGTGAAGGTGTTCGCTGTCGGATTCGTCATGGGGACGGTGACCGGAATTCCGATGAGCTTCCAGTTCGGGACGAACTTCCCGCAGTTCGCCGAGGTTGCCGGGGAACTGATCGGCGGACCGCTGGCCTTCGAAGCGAAGATGGCCTTCTTCCTGGAGGCGGTCTTCCTCGGGGTGTTGCTGTTCGGTCGGGAGCGGGTCAGCGATCGAACGTACGTTCTCTCGTCGGTACTGGTCGGAGTCGGGGCCTGGCTGTCGGCCTTCTGGATCCTGATCGTCAACGCGTGGATGCAAACGCCTCGAGGTTACGAGATGGTCACTCGCAACGGCATGGAGGTCGCGAAGCTAACCGATCCGATAGCCGCGTTCTTCACGCCGCGGATGCCGTGGATGTACCTCCACATGGTCAATGCATCGGTCATCTCGGTTTCGCTGCTGGTCGCCGGCGTCTCGGCGTACATCGTCTGGAAAAAGCACGACGCGATGGCCTGGAACGCCGCGCTTCGGCTGGCCGTGCTGATATTGCTCGTCACTGCACCGCTCCAGGCGATCCACGGCGATGCGTACGGCCGCCACGTCGCTGACACGCAGCCACAGAAGTTCGCAGCCATGGAGGCCCATTACGAGACTGGCACGGCCGACCTGCACCTGCTCGCGTTCCCGAAGAGCGTCGACGCGATCACCGACCCGAGAGCGGAGAATCTCTTTACCGTGAGCCTCCCGGGCGTCGGATCGTTCCTGGCCAGCGGCGGGGATTTCGACGCCGAAGTACTGGGGTTGAACGAGTACGACGAGAGCCCGCCCGTCGCGTTCGTGTTCTGGTCATTCCGATTCATGGTCGGACTCGGGTTCCTGTTCATCGGTCTGGCGCTGTGGGGCGGGTATCTCATCTATCGCGGACGCCTCTCGGAGAGCGATCGGTACCTGAAGGCGATGATCGCCGCGTCACCGCTCGGATACACGGCGTTGCTCACAGGGTGGTACGTCACCGAGATCGGTCGGCAGCCGTGGGTCATTCAGGGCGAACTCGCGACCAGTGAGGCCGTCTCCACGACGCTGAACGGAACGGAAGCGACCCTGACGCTGGTCGGATTCGTCGTCGTCTATCTCGGACTGATACTGGTGGCCCTCCACATACTGCGGTGGTTTGTCGAGGACGAACTCAGAGAACTCGGCGTAGAGGTGCCGAGCGACGACCGCTGGTACGGCCCAGTTCCGAAGGTGAGCGACGATGACTGA
- a CDS encoding cytochrome d ubiquinol oxidase subunit II, whose amino-acid sequence MTETLLPADAYLVDVLPEVWFAAVMFALAMYVVLDGFDFGIGMLYATREDEHEKETLLTAFGPIWDANEVWIVAFGTMLLAAFPRVYSRVLADHYLLAIGFVLALLFRGLGPEMREQRDDERWQRYWEYSFVGGSVLAPLLFGTLAGRWVFDVPTLSLPALMTGGVLVAVSVVTGTAFVTAKSEPPLASDLRTYGIAATLAYLGGVVVLLATVVRTDAGGAADTILSLPAGAIVLLSVIAGIGGIVLVRRGRYRAWLVSALALPALLSLLVALLLYPTIYPPTGLTVREAVVSPLALNLVTVLGFPALLLVLWYFKFLYGVFSGPIEGSGYET is encoded by the coding sequence ATGACTGAGACGCTGTTGCCCGCCGACGCGTATCTCGTTGACGTCCTCCCCGAGGTCTGGTTCGCTGCCGTCATGTTCGCGCTGGCGATGTACGTGGTCCTGGACGGGTTCGACTTCGGAATCGGGATGCTGTACGCGACTCGCGAAGACGAACACGAGAAGGAGACGCTCCTGACGGCGTTCGGCCCGATCTGGGACGCGAACGAAGTGTGGATCGTCGCCTTCGGGACGATGCTGCTGGCAGCGTTCCCTCGGGTGTACTCCCGGGTACTGGCTGACCACTACCTGCTCGCGATCGGGTTCGTGCTCGCGTTGCTGTTCCGGGGCCTCGGCCCGGAAATGCGCGAACAGCGTGACGACGAGCGGTGGCAGCGGTACTGGGAGTACTCGTTCGTCGGCGGGAGCGTCCTCGCACCGCTGCTGTTCGGTACGCTCGCCGGGCGCTGGGTGTTCGACGTGCCGACGCTGTCGCTGCCGGCGCTGATGACCGGTGGCGTTCTGGTCGCTGTCTCGGTCGTCACGGGAACGGCCTTCGTGACGGCGAAAAGTGAACCGCCCCTGGCGTCCGACCTGCGCACGTACGGAATCGCCGCGACGCTGGCGTACCTGGGCGGAGTCGTCGTTCTGCTGGCGACCGTCGTCCGGACTGACGCGGGAGGTGCCGCTGATACGATCCTGTCGCTGCCGGCGGGCGCGATCGTCCTCCTGTCGGTTATTGCGGGGATCGGTGGGATCGTGCTGGTCAGACGGGGCCGGTACCGCGCCTGGCTGGTGAGTGCCCTGGCACTTCCCGCGCTGTTGAGTCTCCTGGTCGCACTCCTGTTGTATCCGACTATCTACCCGCCGACCGGGCTGACCGTTCGCGAGGCTGTCGTCTCGCCCCTGGCGCTGAATCTCGTGACTGTTCTGGGATTCCCCGCGCTCCTCCTGGTGTTGTGGTACTTCAAATTCCTCTACGGCGTGTTCAGCGGACCCATCGAGGGCTCAGGATACGAAACGTGA
- a CDS encoding M20 family metallopeptidase: MTVSAPVDVSAHRTELVDLTLELLSVDTSNPPGDTREIVDAIEAWLEPLAVETERFAVDPAKPNLLATVPGETDRTLLFNGHLDTVPFDAEEWSYHPLGERDDDRIYGRGATDMKGAVAAMLVALRAYAESGTTPPVTLQFAFVSDEEVGGDAGLPALLAADRLDADACVIGEPTCEAGRHSVTVADRGSIWLTLEASGEAAHGSRPALGDNAVDRLYRAVETMRRRFGTRELGVSSEMAPIVEESVEYYAPTMGEATARDLFRYPSINLGVLEGGEAINTVPQAARAEVDVRLTAGVDTSDVLADVRDCVADCEGITIADVSWSVGTAEPIDSPLVEAVASTAEDVTGERVYRRSATGGGDAKRLRNEGIPTVEFALGTDTVHAVDEYTTVDALVGNAAVYARLPVAWADASLDA, from the coding sequence ATGACGGTGAGCGCTCCCGTCGACGTCTCTGCGCACCGAACGGAGCTCGTCGACCTGACGCTGGAGCTGCTGTCGGTCGACACGTCGAACCCGCCCGGCGACACGCGCGAGATCGTCGACGCGATCGAGGCGTGGCTCGAGCCGCTTGCCGTCGAGACCGAACGGTTCGCGGTCGACCCGGCGAAGCCGAACCTCCTCGCGACGGTCCCCGGCGAGACCGACCGGACGCTGCTGTTCAACGGCCACCTGGACACGGTGCCGTTCGATGCGGAGGAGTGGTCGTACCACCCGCTGGGCGAGCGCGACGACGACCGCATCTACGGGCGCGGCGCGACCGACATGAAGGGCGCCGTCGCGGCGATGCTGGTCGCGCTCCGGGCGTACGCCGAAAGCGGGACGACGCCGCCGGTGACCCTGCAGTTCGCGTTCGTCAGCGACGAGGAGGTCGGCGGTGACGCCGGCCTCCCGGCCCTGCTGGCTGCTGACCGCCTCGACGCGGACGCCTGTGTCATCGGCGAACCGACCTGCGAGGCGGGGCGCCACTCGGTGACCGTCGCCGACCGGGGGAGCATCTGGCTGACGCTCGAAGCGAGCGGCGAGGCCGCCCACGGATCGCGGCCGGCGCTCGGCGACAACGCCGTCGACCGGCTCTACCGGGCCGTCGAGACGATGCGCAGGCGCTTCGGGACCCGCGAGCTCGGCGTCTCGTCGGAGATGGCCCCGATCGTCGAGGAGTCCGTCGAGTACTACGCGCCGACTATGGGGGAGGCGACTGCCCGCGATCTCTTCCGATATCCGTCGATCAATCTCGGCGTCCTCGAGGGCGGCGAGGCGATCAACACCGTCCCCCAGGCCGCCCGCGCGGAGGTCGACGTCCGGCTGACTGCGGGCGTGGACACGTCGGACGTCCTCGCGGACGTCCGGGACTGCGTCGCGGACTGCGAGGGGATCACGATTGCGGACGTCTCCTGGAGCGTCGGGACGGCGGAACCGATCGACAGCCCGCTGGTCGAGGCCGTCGCGTCGACCGCCGAGGACGTCACGGGCGAACGCGTCTACCGGCGGAGCGCGACGGGCGGCGGCGACGCCAAGCGCCTCCGGAACGAGGGAATTCCGACGGTCGAGTTCGCGCTCGGGACCGACACCGTCCACGCCGTCGACGAGTACACGACCGTCGACGCGCTCGTCGGCAACGCAGCTGTGTACGCGCGGCTCCCGGTCGCGTGGGCGGACGCGTCGCTCGACGCGTAG
- a CDS encoding FAD-dependent oxidoreductase: MSDTFVVVGGDAAGMSAASKAKREDPDLEVIVFEKGEWVSYAACGMPYYVKGEVDELEDLVAVTPERFREERDVDLRTGHEVVGIDPERETVAVEGDGERFEQGYDHLLVGVGASAIVPPFDGTDLDGVFTIHDMDEAGEIESYVTEQSPGRAAIVGGGYVGVEMAEALSARGADVALYEMLPHVLQPFGEPVAEVVEEHLREQGVDLHLDTAVSGFDGDGRVDRVVLEGGESDPADVVIVGVGVAPNVGLAEEAGIELGSTGAIATDEYGRTNYENVYAAGDCAEARHVVTGEPDHVPLALTANRAGRAIGQTVTGSPTSTGDIAGTAIVKAFDLGAARTGILDEERAREAGFDPVSVTITDESRPGYYPGSGEIQVTLVADRDSGRLLGGSVVGAEGAKRIDTVATALHAGTTATELQNTDLAYAPPFSPVWDPVLTAAKVLSGKLE, encoded by the coding sequence ATGAGCGACACGTTCGTCGTCGTCGGCGGTGACGCCGCGGGAATGAGCGCGGCGAGCAAGGCCAAACGCGAGGACCCCGACCTGGAGGTGATCGTCTTCGAGAAGGGGGAGTGGGTCTCCTACGCCGCCTGCGGGATGCCCTACTACGTGAAGGGCGAGGTCGACGAACTCGAGGACCTCGTCGCCGTGACGCCGGAGCGGTTCCGCGAGGAGCGCGACGTCGACCTGCGGACCGGCCACGAGGTGGTCGGTATCGACCCCGAGCGCGAGACGGTCGCGGTCGAGGGCGACGGCGAGCGGTTCGAGCAAGGCTACGACCACCTCCTCGTGGGGGTCGGAGCGAGCGCTATCGTCCCGCCGTTCGACGGGACCGACCTCGACGGCGTGTTCACGATCCACGACATGGACGAGGCGGGCGAGATCGAGTCGTACGTCACCGAGCAGTCGCCCGGCCGGGCCGCCATCGTGGGCGGCGGGTACGTCGGCGTCGAAATGGCCGAGGCGCTGTCGGCCCGCGGCGCGGACGTCGCCCTCTACGAGATGCTGCCCCACGTCCTGCAGCCGTTCGGCGAGCCGGTCGCCGAGGTCGTCGAGGAGCACCTCCGCGAGCAGGGCGTCGACCTGCACCTCGACACCGCGGTCTCCGGGTTCGACGGCGACGGCCGGGTCGACCGCGTCGTCCTCGAGGGCGGCGAGTCCGACCCGGCGGACGTCGTGATCGTGGGCGTGGGCGTGGCGCCGAACGTCGGCCTCGCCGAGGAGGCCGGCATCGAACTCGGATCGACGGGCGCCATCGCGACCGACGAATACGGCCGGACGAACTACGAGAACGTCTACGCGGCGGGCGACTGCGCCGAGGCCCGCCACGTCGTGACGGGCGAGCCGGATCACGTGCCGCTGGCGCTGACCGCCAACCGCGCCGGCCGGGCCATCGGCCAGACGGTGACGGGGTCGCCGACGTCGACCGGCGACATCGCGGGGACGGCCATCGTGAAGGCCTTCGACCTCGGGGCCGCGAGGACTGGCATCCTCGACGAGGAACGGGCCCGCGAGGCGGGCTTCGACCCGGTCTCGGTCACGATCACCGACGAATCGCGCCCCGGCTACTACCCCGGTAGCGGGGAGATCCAGGTCACGCTCGTCGCGGACCGTGACTCCGGGCGACTCCTCGGCGGCAGCGTCGTCGGCGCGGAGGGGGCCAAGCGCATCGACACGGTCGCGACGGCCCTGCACGCCGGCACGACCGCGACGGAGCTACAGAATACCGACCTGGCGTACGCGCCGCCGTTCAGTCCCGTGTGGGACCCGGTCCTCACGGCCGCGAAGGTCCTCTCGGGGAAGCTCGAATGA
- a CDS encoding DsbA family protein, whose amino-acid sequence MDAENNITRRRMLVAGGGTLALGGSVAYLASRSGSDEQGYVPDTFHTSEETTGFGVELAGRPIAGESDAPVDVYYWTDYLCPFCKQFETETLPDVGRDYVDTGEARLIVLSYPNIGEYSMPAAVWSRCVWRQVAEDDPAAFWRWHGAAFDEQSESGHDWADEETFTGVTERTENVPLDAVDACRRERGDAIRKSVDADLASAQSAGIQGTPGFVLYNRESDAAGKLVGAHPYENFADALDQIREA is encoded by the coding sequence ATGGATGCGGAGAACAATATTACGAGGCGGCGAATGCTCGTCGCCGGCGGTGGGACCCTCGCGCTCGGGGGTTCCGTCGCGTATCTCGCGTCTCGGTCCGGGTCGGACGAGCAGGGATACGTGCCCGACACCTTCCACACGAGCGAGGAGACGACGGGGTTCGGGGTGGAGCTCGCCGGGCGACCGATCGCCGGCGAGTCAGACGCTCCGGTCGACGTCTACTACTGGACGGACTACCTGTGCCCGTTCTGCAAGCAGTTCGAGACGGAGACGCTCCCGGACGTCGGTCGCGACTACGTCGACACCGGCGAGGCGCGGCTGATCGTCCTCTCGTATCCCAACATCGGCGAGTACTCAATGCCGGCAGCGGTCTGGAGTCGCTGCGTCTGGCGGCAGGTCGCCGAGGACGACCCGGCCGCCTTCTGGCGGTGGCACGGAGCGGCGTTCGACGAACAGTCGGAGTCCGGACACGACTGGGCGGACGAGGAGACGTTCACCGGCGTCACCGAGCGGACGGAGAACGTCCCCCTCGACGCCGTGGACGCCTGTCGGCGGGAGCGCGGCGATGCGATCCGGAAGTCCGTCGACGCTGACCTCGCGTCGGCGCAGTCGGCCGGGATCCAAGGGACCCCCGGATTCGTACTCTACAACCGCGAGAGCGACGCCGCCGGCAAGCTCGTCGGCGCACACCCCTACGAGAACTTCGCCGACGCGCTCGATCAGATCAGGGAGGCATGA